From the Periophthalmus magnuspinnatus isolate fPerMag1 chromosome 1, fPerMag1.2.pri, whole genome shotgun sequence genome, one window contains:
- the map2k7 gene encoding dual specificity mitogen-activated protein kinase kinase 7 isoform X2 has protein sequence MSSLEQRLSRIEEKLKQENEEARRRIDINIDMSPQRSRPRPTLPLPLANDGGGSRSSSSESSPQHHPYPSRPRHPLTLPTPPYGQQKSLENAEIDQKLQEIMKQTGYLKIDGQRYPAEVTDLISEGEIGSGTCGQVFKVRFKKTDHVIAVKQMRRTGNKDENKRILMDLDVVLKSHDCPYIIQCYGAIVTNTDVFIAMELMGTCAEKLKKRIQGPIPEPILGKMTVAIVKALLYLKEKHGVIHRDVKPSNILLDAKGQIKLCDFGISGRLVDSKAKTRSAGCAAYMAPERIDPPDPTKPDYDIRADVWSLGISLVELATGQFPYKNCKTDFEVLTKVLQEDPPLLPLSMGFSLDFQSFVKDCLTKDHRKRPKYHPLLEHSFIRRYEVLDVDVAGWFQSVMERTESPRSSQCYSHQHPLHSLFSR, from the exons CGCTCCCACTGCCGCTGGCCAATGACGGAGGAGGGAGCCGATCGTCATCTTCAGAGAGCTCACCCCAGCACCACCCGTACCCCAGCCGCCCAAGACACCCGCTCACCCTGCCCACGCCCCCCTACGGACAGCAGAAGAGCCTTGAGAA TGCGGAGATTGACCAGAAACTTCAGGAGATCATGAAACAAACAGGGTATCTTAAGATAGATGGTCAG CGGTATCCAGCCGAGGTGACAGATCTGATCAGTGAGGGGGAGATCGGCAGTGGGACCTGTGGGCAGGTCTTTAAAGTGCGCTTTAAGAAGACTGACCATGTTATTGCTGTAAAG CAAATGCGTCGAACAGGAAACAAAGATGAAAACAAGAGAATCCTTATGGACCTGGATGTTGTGTTGAAGAGTCATGACTGCCCCTATATTATTCAGTGCTATGGTGCTATAGTTACTAAT ACTGATGTATTTATCGCCATGGAGTTAATGGGAACATGTGCAGAGAAGTTAAAGAAGAGAATCCAAGGCCCCATCCCAGAACCAATCCTCGGAAAAATGACTGTAGCT ATCGTGAAGGCGCTGCTGTACCTGAAGGAGAAACACGGCGTCATACACAGAGATGTCAAACCCTCCAACATTCTTCTAGACGCCAAGGGTCAGATCAAACTGTGTGACTTCGGCATCAGCGGCCGCTTGGTCGACTCCAAGGCAAAGACCCGCAGCGCTGGCTGTGCTGCGTACATGGCA ccTGAGAGAATAGACCCCCCAGATCCCACCAAACCGGACTATGACATCCGCGCGGATGTATGGAGTCTTGGCATCTCTTTG GTGGAGCTGGCTACAGGACAGTTTCCATATAAAAATTGCAAGACAGATTTTGAGGTTCTGACCAAAGTGCTGCAGGAAGACCCTCCTCTTCTGCCGCTCAGTATGGGCTTTTCTCTGGACTTCCAGTCCTTTGTTAAAGATTG TCTCACAAAGGATCACAGAAAAAGGCCAAAATACCACCCACTTCTT GAGCACAGTTTCATCCGGCGTTACGAGGTGCTTGATGTGGACGTCGCCGGTTGGTTCCAGTCGGTGATGGAGCGCACAGAGTCTCCACGCAGCAGTCAGTGTTACAGCCACCAGCACCCGCTCCACTCACTCTTCAGCAGGTAG